Proteins encoded together in one Bombiscardovia nodaiensis window:
- the pfs gene encoding 5'-methylthioadenosine/S-adenosylhomocysteine nucleosidase yields MNKNAGLETEQMRPDRVAILGAMDEEVALVAQGLEGAQHDPKSAQASLDVVCGSLRRSDGSQVQVAATVGGMGTVNIAASAQYLIDSYHPQALIFSGIAGNLNTDLHINDVVLGGTLRYLDSDMRMIAQFAPQTADFHSDARLLKLADAALADMGIKHIVGTIATGNYFVDTPEKTAEVKEQTGADAVEMEGAAVCHVAARNHVPALVIRALSDNADTDYEVFKEFDISEYANTASKLVLNIISRL; encoded by the coding sequence ATGAACAAAAATGCAGGGCTCGAGACCGAGCAGATGCGTCCTGATAGGGTGGCCATTCTAGGGGCGATGGACGAGGAAGTTGCCTTGGTGGCGCAGGGGTTGGAGGGCGCTCAGCACGATCCGAAGTCCGCTCAAGCGAGTTTAGACGTGGTGTGCGGCAGTCTGCGGCGCAGTGACGGCAGCCAGGTGCAGGTGGCGGCCACGGTTGGCGGCATGGGCACGGTCAATATCGCAGCTTCAGCGCAGTATTTGATCGACAGCTACCATCCCCAGGCTTTGATTTTCTCTGGTATCGCCGGCAATTTGAATACCGACCTCCACATCAACGATGTCGTGCTCGGCGGCACCCTGCGCTACTTGGACTCCGATATGCGTATGATTGCGCAATTTGCTCCTCAGACTGCGGACTTCCACTCTGATGCCCGCTTGCTGAAGTTGGCTGATGCGGCGCTTGCTGACATGGGTATTAAGCACATTGTGGGCACTATTGCTACCGGTAACTATTTTGTCGACACGCCCGAAAAGACGGCTGAAGTGAAGGAACAAACTGGCGCTGATGCTGTGGAGATGGAGGGTGCGGCAGTGTGCCATGTGGCGGCGCGCAACCATGTACCCGCCTTGGTGATTCGTGCCCTGAGTGACAACGCTGACACGGATTACGAGGTATTCAAGGAATTTGACATCTCCGAGTACGCCAATACGGCCTCAAAACTGGTGTTGAACATTATTTCGCGCCTGTAA
- a CDS encoding sugar ABC transporter substrate-binding protein, with translation MKYSRIGRVVALSSAAVMLLTGCGGGNSTEKKTSESLDKDAKVSITFAGWSLDMTPEFKTLADGFHKSHPNITISVKQYSADDYDKQLTADISSGAQPDVFPLKNMVKYVTYAESKGLADISDIAKDFTSDKNIETSYYKMEDGKYYALPYRADSWVLFYNKDMFKKTGVKEPDGTWTWDDYTKAAKEMKEKLPAAGYDANTYPMYMHNWQSVVQSFALAQSGKSDKQTFLKGDFSYMEPFYKRALEWQNDKLTVDWNTSFTNKVQYQTQFGSQKAAMMPMGSWYAATLLTQRNNGQAEKFDWGMAPIPQNPDTKTPKTPITFGSPTSLAISSKLTGQKMSAAKEFVKWAVGEGGATELAQLSTTPAYIDSKVTDTFFKPEGMANDQQSKDAWAKHDLKLEAPVAKGTDTINSILKDTHSSIMTGTQNVKDGLQEAAKNVKDQGVIDE, from the coding sequence ATGAAGTATTCGCGTATAGGTAGGGTAGTTGCTTTATCCTCTGCAGCGGTCATGCTGTTGACTGGTTGCGGCGGCGGTAATAGTACTGAAAAAAAGACTAGCGAATCGCTTGATAAGGACGCTAAGGTTTCGATTACTTTTGCCGGGTGGTCGCTTGATATGACACCAGAGTTTAAGACTCTGGCGGATGGTTTCCACAAGAGCCACCCCAATATCACCATCAGCGTCAAGCAGTACAGTGCTGACGATTACGATAAGCAGCTGACCGCTGATATCTCTTCTGGAGCTCAGCCAGACGTGTTCCCCCTGAAGAATATGGTCAAGTACGTGACATATGCGGAGTCTAAGGGCTTGGCTGACATCTCGGACATTGCCAAGGACTTTACGAGTGATAAGAACATTGAGACCTCGTACTACAAGATGGAAGATGGCAAGTATTACGCATTGCCGTATCGTGCTGACTCCTGGGTTCTTTTCTACAACAAGGATATGTTCAAGAAGACGGGTGTCAAAGAGCCAGATGGTACCTGGACTTGGGATGACTATACCAAGGCAGCTAAGGAAATGAAGGAGAAGCTGCCTGCAGCAGGTTATGACGCCAATACGTATCCTATGTACATGCACAATTGGCAGTCCGTTGTGCAGTCCTTTGCCTTGGCTCAGTCTGGTAAGTCCGACAAGCAGACGTTCTTGAAGGGTGATTTCTCCTATATGGAGCCTTTCTACAAGAGGGCTTTGGAGTGGCAGAACGACAAGCTGACTGTTGACTGGAACACGTCCTTCACCAACAAGGTGCAGTATCAGACTCAGTTTGGTTCTCAGAAAGCCGCTATGATGCCTATGGGCTCTTGGTACGCTGCGACCTTGCTGACCCAGCGTAACAATGGCCAAGCTGAGAAGTTTGATTGGGGCATGGCGCCAATTCCTCAGAATCCAGACACCAAGACTCCTAAGACACCGATTACCTTCGGCAGCCCAACCTCTTTGGCGATCTCCTCCAAGCTCACGGGTCAGAAGATGTCCGCTGCTAAGGAATTCGTCAAGTGGGCAGTCGGAGAAGGCGGTGCTACCGAGCTAGCTCAGCTATCCACCACACCTGCTTATATCGACAGCAAGGTGACGGATACCTTCTTTAAGCCCGAAGGCATGGCTAACGATCAACAGTCCAAGGATGCTTGGGCAAAGCACGATCTTAAGCTCGAGGCACCTGTTGCCAAGGGCACGGATACCATCAATTCCATCCTGAAAGATACGCACTCGTCCATTATGACCGGTACGCAGAACGTCAAGGATGGTTTGCAAGAAGCAGCCAAGAACGTCAAGGATCAGGGCGTTATTGACGAGTAA
- a CDS encoding ABC transporter permease: protein MSDATKTAMVGQGDSTTQSPSPGPQGSSHRGHQRGAVSQKAISHRNFRNGLIFITPNFLGFICLTLIPTLTLFYIAFTKWSAFGNPIPNGLKNWVRLSHDKIFMTSVWNTVYYSIVHIPLTLAISFALAVLLNSKLRGRAFFRTVAFFPYITSLVAAAQVWAMLFDPKSGPINQLIGLFTSNVPGWLGSTAWAMPAVIIVGTWREVGYYMILLLAGLQTIPTELYEAAELDGTNGWQRFWKVTVPMMRPTLFFVVVTLTIGSFKILDLTLIMTDGGPGTSTLVLAQYIYRVAFERGDFGYASAVSLVLLFICMVVTLIQFWYNNSKED from the coding sequence ATGTCAGATGCAACAAAAACTGCCATGGTTGGGCAGGGAGATTCGACAACTCAATCCCCTTCGCCTGGGCCGCAAGGTTCTAGCCATCGCGGGCACCAACGAGGCGCTGTCAGTCAAAAGGCTATTTCGCACAGGAATTTTCGTAACGGTCTGATTTTTATTACGCCGAACTTTCTCGGTTTTATCTGTTTAACGCTTATCCCGACTCTTACTCTTTTCTACATAGCTTTCACTAAGTGGTCGGCATTCGGCAACCCAATCCCGAATGGTCTGAAAAACTGGGTGCGCCTGTCGCACGATAAGATTTTCATGACCTCGGTGTGGAACACTGTGTATTATTCGATTGTTCACATTCCGCTGACGTTAGCTATATCATTCGCTCTGGCGGTTTTGTTGAACTCAAAACTTCGCGGTCGTGCATTTTTCCGAACCGTGGCTTTCTTCCCCTACATCACTTCGCTGGTGGCTGCGGCTCAGGTGTGGGCCATGCTTTTCGACCCCAAGTCTGGCCCCATTAATCAGCTGATTGGCTTATTTACCTCGAATGTTCCCGGTTGGTTGGGGTCAACGGCTTGGGCCATGCCAGCTGTGATTATTGTTGGCACCTGGCGCGAGGTTGGCTACTACATGATTCTGCTCTTGGCAGGTTTGCAAACCATTCCTACTGAGTTGTATGAAGCTGCTGAGCTAGATGGTACGAACGGATGGCAGCGCTTCTGGAAGGTGACTGTGCCTATGATGCGGCCCACCCTCTTCTTTGTGGTTGTCACGTTAACCATAGGTTCTTTCAAGATTTTGGATTTGACCTTGATTATGACAGACGGTGGTCCTGGCACGAGCACCTTGGTGCTGGCCCAGTACATCTACCGTGTGGCATTTGAGCGTGGAGACTTCGGCTATGCTTCAGCTGTGTCGCTGGTCTTGCTCTTCATCTGCATGGTAGTCACGCTGATCCAGTTCTGGTACAACAATTCGAAGGAGGACTGA